The following proteins come from a genomic window of Streptomyces liliiviolaceus:
- a CDS encoding serine/threonine-protein kinase translates to MVSDEGRLIAGRYRLIERIGRGGMGTVWRAEDETLSREIALKRLHAQHHLTDDELATVHERTRREARSAARIAHPNVVVVHDVVDDDGLPCIVMEHVPGTDLGSVLKDGGAVPPAEAARVGLGMVAALRAAHAAGVLHRDVKPGNVLLDAAGRVVLTDFGIAQATGTSTLTKTGELVGSVDYIAPERIKGGKPGPATDLWALGATLFQSVEGRPPFRKDTAVETAYAIAVDPLVPMRRAGPLEPLIAGLLAKDPQERPSADETERALRAVVSGAVPVVPEPRSASVDAAAEAVTGPVTGPVTGLATGPVTGPVTGPLTGRATSVDDTLPAGHGSGHGSGRASGGGGGSRRRTVVRSAVAVTLAAAAVAGGLYVMSADHGDGTRDSAVSPAPSPSPTASRPPAVPEGFHLVEEKELGASFPVPDGWRRGDAKATAEQVTYTDESGLVGLTINTVNPAGENPETHFENIEANTKVNYDTYRKLRMLRTTFRGLPAAVWEFTFEGRVRAFRAIDLGFGEEGGTEYYIYLSAPEAQWDTHRPVFDKVKAGFRVH, encoded by the coding sequence GTGGTCTCGGACGAGGGGCGGCTGATCGCCGGACGGTACCGGCTGATCGAGCGGATCGGCCGCGGTGGCATGGGCACCGTGTGGCGGGCCGAGGACGAGACCCTCAGCCGTGAGATCGCGCTCAAGCGGCTGCACGCCCAACACCACCTGACCGACGACGAACTCGCCACCGTCCACGAACGCACCCGCCGCGAGGCGCGCAGCGCCGCCCGGATCGCCCACCCGAACGTGGTCGTCGTCCATGACGTCGTGGACGACGACGGACTGCCCTGCATCGTCATGGAGCACGTCCCCGGCACCGACCTGGGCTCGGTGCTCAAGGACGGCGGAGCCGTACCGCCCGCGGAGGCGGCCCGGGTCGGCCTCGGCATGGTCGCCGCACTGCGGGCGGCGCACGCGGCCGGGGTGCTGCACCGTGACGTGAAACCGGGCAACGTACTCCTCGACGCGGCCGGCCGCGTGGTGCTCACCGACTTCGGCATCGCCCAGGCGACCGGCACCTCGACGCTGACCAAGACCGGCGAACTCGTCGGATCGGTCGACTACATCGCGCCCGAACGCATAAAGGGCGGGAAGCCGGGCCCCGCCACCGACCTCTGGGCCCTGGGGGCGACGCTCTTCCAGTCCGTCGAGGGGCGGCCCCCGTTCCGCAAGGACACGGCGGTGGAGACCGCGTACGCCATAGCCGTCGACCCGCTCGTCCCCATGCGGCGGGCCGGGCCGCTCGAACCCCTCATCGCGGGGCTGCTGGCGAAGGACCCGCAGGAGCGCCCGTCGGCGGACGAGACCGAGCGGGCGCTGCGGGCGGTGGTCTCGGGGGCGGTGCCGGTGGTGCCGGAGCCGCGGTCGGCATCGGTGGACGCGGCGGCGGAGGCCGTGACCGGACCCGTTACCGGACCCGTCACGGGACTGGCGACCGGACCGGTGACCGGGCCGGTGACAGGACCTTTGACCGGGCGGGCGACCTCGGTCGATGACACGCTCCCCGCCGGACACGGGAGCGGACACGGGAGTGGACGCGCGAGCGGTGGCGGGGGCGGGAGCAGGAGACGCACGGTCGTCCGGAGCGCGGTGGCCGTGACGCTGGCCGCTGCGGCCGTGGCGGGCGGGCTCTACGTGATGTCGGCCGACCACGGGGACGGTACGCGGGACTCGGCCGTCTCCCCCGCTCCCTCCCCCTCGCCCACCGCCTCCCGGCCGCCCGCCGTGCCCGAGGGTTTCCACCTGGTCGAGGAGAAGGAGTTGGGCGCCTCCTTCCCCGTACCGGACGGCTGGCGGCGAGGCGACGCGAAGGCGACGGCCGAACAGGTCACCTACACCGACGAGTCGGGCCTGGTCGGCCTCACGATCAACACCGTGAACCCGGCGGGCGAGAACCCCGAGACGCACTTCGAGAACATAGAGGCGAACACCAAGGTCAACTACGACACGTACCGGAAACTGCGGATGCTGCGCACCACGTTCCGCGGGCTGCCCGCGGCGGTGTGGGAGTTCACCTTCGAGGGACGGGTACGGGCCTTTCGCGCCATCGACCTCGGGTTCGGGGAAGAGGGCGGCACCGAGTACTACATCTACCTCTCGGCGCCGGAGGCCCAGTGGGACACCCACCGGCCGGTGTTCGACAAGGTCAAGGCCGGCTTCCGCGTCCACTGA
- a CDS encoding hemolysin family protein, translating to MSTSTTIQLLIGALTLLTNAFFVGAEFALISVRRSQIEPLAQEGNKRARMTLWGLRHISAMMATAQLGITVSSLVLGAVAEPAIAHLLEPAFEAAHIPHGLVHPIAFVIALTVATYLHMLFGEMVPKNIALAAPAQTALLLGPALVALTRALRPFIFGINAFANALLKLLRVEAKDEVESAFTDDQLARMVVDSSEAGLLTAADGERLRDALELGTRPVGEILVPAQRMRTVDDTVTPARLERAAAEAGFSRLPVTGGDGTLLGYLHIKDTLGVVERDRPFPRSALHPVTRVRIDTPLDDTLTALRATGSHLAAVTGEGGKVLGFVTMEDVLSELVGPSPAGV from the coding sequence ATGAGTACATCCACCACGATCCAACTGCTCATCGGCGCCCTGACCCTGCTGACCAACGCGTTCTTCGTCGGCGCCGAGTTCGCCCTGATCTCCGTGCGCCGCAGCCAGATCGAGCCGCTGGCCCAGGAGGGCAACAAGCGGGCCCGGATGACCCTGTGGGGTCTGCGGCACATCTCGGCGATGATGGCGACCGCCCAACTCGGCATCACCGTCTCGTCGTTGGTGCTGGGCGCGGTCGCCGAACCGGCCATCGCGCATCTGCTGGAGCCCGCCTTCGAGGCGGCCCACATCCCGCACGGCCTGGTGCACCCGATCGCCTTCGTGATCGCGCTGACCGTGGCGACGTATCTGCACATGCTGTTCGGCGAGATGGTGCCGAAGAACATCGCGCTCGCCGCGCCCGCGCAGACCGCGCTGCTGCTCGGCCCCGCGCTGGTGGCCCTCACCCGGGCCCTGCGGCCGTTCATCTTCGGGATCAACGCCTTCGCCAACGCCCTGCTGAAACTGCTGCGCGTCGAGGCCAAGGACGAGGTGGAGTCGGCGTTCACGGACGACCAGCTCGCCCGGATGGTCGTCGACTCCAGCGAGGCCGGGCTCCTGACGGCCGCCGACGGCGAACGCCTGCGCGACGCACTGGAACTGGGCACCCGCCCGGTCGGCGAGATCCTCGTCCCGGCCCAGCGGATGCGCACGGTCGACGACACCGTGACCCCGGCGCGGCTCGAACGCGCGGCGGCCGAGGCCGGTTTCTCCCGGCTGCCCGTGACCGGCGGGGACGGCACGCTGCTCGGCTACCTCCACATCAAGGACACCCTCGGCGTCGTCGAGCGCGACCGGCCGTTCCCGCGGAGCGCCCTGCACCCGGTGACCCGCGTCCGTATCGACACCCCGCTCGACGACACGCTCACCGCGCTGCGGGCCACGGGCAGTCATCTCGCGGCGGTCACCGGTGAGGGGGGCAAGGTCCTCGGCTTCGTCACCATGGAGGACGTCCTGTCGGAGCTGGTCGGGCCGTCCCCCGCGGGGGTCTGA
- a CDS encoding SCO5918 family protein, with protein sequence MRCVIARFPFDLTKNGVLDSMKGVKPEAITGESVLIGRRQYPVKQVGEIITRQDRRDFTGAEVTRAMTRLGFTCRSLQEPAPAAPPALTPLQNASAMLGEAEPSAPAPASTDAGVTR encoded by the coding sequence ATGCGCTGTGTCATCGCCCGGTTCCCGTTCGACCTCACCAAGAACGGGGTGCTGGACTCGATGAAGGGCGTCAAGCCCGAGGCCATCACGGGTGAGTCCGTGCTCATCGGCCGCCGCCAGTACCCGGTCAAGCAGGTCGGCGAGATCATCACCCGGCAGGACCGCCGCGACTTCACCGGCGCGGAGGTCACCCGGGCCATGACCCGGCTCGGTTTCACCTGCCGCAGCCTCCAGGAGCCCGCGCCCGCCGCGCCGCCCGCCCTGACCCCGCTGCAGAACGCCTCGGCGATGCTCGGCGAGGCCGAGCCGTCCGCGCCCGCTCCCGCGAGCACCGACGCGGGCGTCACCCGCTGA
- a CDS encoding cation:proton antiporter, translated as MHSSAVFLIEFGAIILGLGLLGRFAGRFQFSPIPLYLLAGLAFGEGGLLPLGTSEEFVAIGAEIGVILLLLMLGLEYTATDLVSNLKTQYPAGLVDAALNALPGAAMALLLGWGPVAAVVLAGVTWISSSGVIAKVLGDLGRLGNRETPVILSILVLEDLSMAVYLPIITALLAGAGLAAGSATLAIALGVAGLVLVVAVRYGRHISRFVSSDDPEKLLLVVLGLTLLVAGVAQQLQVSAAVGAFLVGIALSGEVAEGAHGLLSPLRDLFAAVFFVFFGLHTDPASIPPVLLPALALAVVTAGTKIATGYWAAKRAGISAKGRWRAGGTLVARGEFSIVIAGLAVTSGIEPRLGPLATAYVLILVIVGPLTARYTEPVAALLGGRGRRTAGPSESSDPESESDVAQDRDLVPSPDAPAEK; from the coding sequence GTGCATTCGTCCGCGGTCTTCCTGATCGAGTTCGGCGCGATCATCCTCGGTCTGGGGCTGCTCGGCCGGTTCGCCGGACGGTTCCAGTTCTCGCCGATACCGCTCTACCTGCTGGCCGGACTGGCCTTCGGTGAGGGCGGGCTGCTGCCGCTGGGCACCAGCGAGGAGTTCGTCGCGATCGGCGCCGAGATCGGCGTCATCCTGCTGCTGCTGATGCTCGGGCTGGAGTACACGGCGACCGACCTGGTCTCCAATCTCAAGACCCAGTACCCGGCGGGCCTGGTCGACGCCGCGCTGAACGCCCTGCCCGGCGCCGCGATGGCGCTGCTGCTCGGGTGGGGGCCGGTGGCCGCCGTCGTCCTCGCCGGCGTCACCTGGATCTCCTCCTCCGGTGTCATCGCCAAGGTCCTCGGCGACCTGGGGCGGCTCGGCAACCGTGAGACCCCGGTCATCCTGAGCATCCTGGTCCTCGAAGACCTCTCCATGGCGGTCTACCTGCCGATCATCACCGCGCTGCTGGCCGGTGCGGGGCTGGCGGCGGGCAGTGCCACGCTCGCCATCGCGCTCGGTGTCGCCGGGCTCGTCCTCGTCGTCGCGGTGCGGTACGGCCGCCACATCTCCCGGTTCGTGTCGAGCGACGACCCGGAGAAGCTGCTGCTGGTGGTGCTGGGGCTGACCCTGCTGGTCGCCGGTGTGGCGCAGCAGCTCCAGGTGTCGGCGGCCGTGGGGGCGTTCCTCGTCGGCATCGCGCTGTCGGGGGAGGTCGCGGAGGGGGCGCACGGGCTGCTGTCGCCGCTGCGGGACCTGTTCGCCGCCGTGTTCTTCGTCTTCTTCGGGCTGCACACCGATCCGGCGAGCATTCCGCCGGTGCTGCTGCCGGCGCTGGCGCTGGCCGTGGTCACGGCCGGGACGAAGATCGCGACGGGGTACTGGGCCGCGAAGCGGGCCGGGATCTCGGCGAAGGGGCGGTGGCGGGCCGGGGGGACGCTCGTCGCGCGCGGCGAGTTCTCGATCGTGATCGCGGGGCTGGCGGTGACGTCGGGGATCGAGCCGCGGCTCGGGCCGCTGGCCACGGCGTACGTGCTGATCCTGGTGATCGTGGGGCCGCTGACCGCGCGGTACACCGAGCCGGTGGCTGCGCTGTTGGGTGGGCGTGGGCGGCGGACGGCCGGGCCGTCGGAGTCGTCGGATCCGGAGTCGGAGTCCGACGTGGCGCAGGACCGCGACCTGGTCCCGAGCCCGGACGCTCCCGCGGAGAAGTAA
- a CDS encoding TerD family protein yields MGVSLSKGGNVSLSKEAPGLTAVLVGLGWDVRTTTGTDYDLDASALLVDESGKVLSDQHFIFYNNLKSPDGSVEHTGDNLTGEGEGDDESVKVDLAAVPAEVAKIVFPVSIHDAEARGQSFGQVRGAFIRVVNQAGGAEIARYDLSEDAATETAMVFGELYRHGAEWKFRAVGQGYASGLAGIASDFGVGV; encoded by the coding sequence GTGGGAGTTTCCCTTTCCAAAGGCGGCAATGTCTCGCTCAGCAAGGAGGCGCCGGGCCTGACGGCCGTGCTGGTCGGCCTCGGCTGGGACGTGCGGACCACGACGGGCACGGACTACGACCTCGACGCGTCGGCGCTGCTGGTCGACGAGTCGGGCAAGGTCCTCTCCGACCAGCACTTCATCTTCTACAACAACCTGAAGAGCCCCGACGGTTCGGTCGAGCACACCGGTGACAACCTCACGGGTGAGGGCGAGGGTGACGACGAGTCGGTCAAGGTCGACCTGGCGGCCGTGCCGGCCGAGGTCGCGAAGATCGTCTTCCCCGTGTCCATCCATGACGCCGAGGCCCGCGGGCAGAGCTTCGGGCAGGTCCGGGGGGCCTTCATCCGCGTCGTGAACCAGGCCGGCGGCGCCGAGATCGCGCGCTACGACCTGTCCGAGGACGCCGCCACCGAGACCGCGATGGTCTTCGGCGAGCTGTACCGCCACGGCGCGGAGTGGAAGTTCCGCGCGGTGGGCCAGGGATACGCCTCCGGGCTCGCGGGCATCGCCTCCGACTTCGGCGTCGGCGTCTGA
- a CDS encoding BlaI/MecI/CopY family transcriptional regulator, whose amino-acid sequence MTDRRQRPPRRGQGELEAQVLSALCAAEGPATAGWVQERLGGDLAYTTVITILTRLLAKGAVTRERVGRSFAWTPASDEAGLAARRMRKVLDGERDREAVLASFVTSLEPDDERLLRELLAHPGAERNG is encoded by the coding sequence GTGACGGACCGGCGGCAGCGTCCCCCGCGGCGGGGACAGGGTGAGCTGGAGGCGCAGGTCCTGTCGGCCCTGTGCGCGGCGGAGGGGCCCGCGACGGCGGGCTGGGTGCAGGAGCGCCTCGGTGGTGATCTCGCCTATACGACCGTCATCACGATCCTGACCCGGCTGCTGGCGAAGGGCGCCGTGACCCGGGAGCGCGTCGGCCGGTCCTTCGCGTGGACCCCGGCGTCGGACGAGGCGGGTCTGGCCGCCCGCCGGATGCGCAAGGTGCTGGACGGGGAGCGGGACCGGGAGGCCGTACTCGCCAGCTTCGTGACGTCCCTGGAGCCGGACGACGAACGGCTGCTGCGTGAACTGCTGGCCCATCCCGGCGCGGAGAGGAACGGCTGA
- a CDS encoding hemolysin family protein: MTEILLLLLALSLTLACAVFVAAEFSLTTVERGDLERAAEAGERGADGALKAVRKLTFQLSGAQLGITVTSLVIGMLAEPSLAVLLEGPLKAVGLGGAASTTATLLGVVLSTVVLMVVGELVPKNWAISRPLAVAKVVAGPQRAFTAAFGPFIRHLNNTANRFVRRFGLEPAEELASARGPEELVALAQHSAAQGALEPDSAELFVRTLHLGELTAQNVMTPRVDVRALEAHATATDAANLSHATGLSRFPVYRDSLDEVVGTVHIRDVLALEPGERATTPVTELATAPLLVPDSLPADRLLERMRTARTMAVVIDEYGGTAGVATVEDIVEEVVGEVRDEHDPVEIPDLLPAPATADGRPAWDADGGVRLDELAAIGLRAPDGPYETVAGLVATRLARIPAEGDVLDLGGWRLDVLAVEHHRADRVRITGPAAGPDGDHDDGHDGDHDGGHDGGHDGEPVGQSARESR, from the coding sequence GTGACCGAGATCCTGCTGCTTCTGCTCGCCCTGTCGCTCACGCTCGCCTGCGCCGTGTTCGTGGCGGCCGAGTTCTCGCTGACCACCGTCGAGCGCGGTGATCTGGAGCGGGCCGCCGAGGCCGGCGAGCGCGGCGCGGACGGTGCGCTGAAGGCCGTCCGGAAGCTGACGTTCCAGCTGTCCGGCGCACAGCTGGGCATCACCGTCACCTCCCTGGTGATCGGCATGCTCGCCGAACCCTCGCTGGCCGTCCTCCTGGAGGGCCCGCTCAAGGCCGTGGGCCTGGGCGGCGCTGCCTCCACGACGGCGACCCTGCTCGGCGTGGTGCTCTCCACCGTCGTGCTGATGGTGGTCGGCGAGCTGGTCCCGAAGAACTGGGCGATCTCCCGCCCGCTGGCCGTCGCCAAGGTGGTCGCGGGACCGCAGCGCGCCTTCACGGCCGCGTTCGGCCCGTTCATCCGGCACCTGAACAACACCGCGAACCGGTTCGTACGCCGCTTCGGACTGGAGCCCGCCGAGGAGCTGGCCTCCGCCCGGGGTCCGGAGGAACTGGTCGCGCTGGCCCAGCACTCGGCCGCCCAGGGCGCCCTGGAGCCGGACTCCGCCGAACTGTTCGTCCGTACGCTGCACCTGGGCGAGCTGACCGCGCAGAACGTGATGACACCGCGCGTCGACGTGCGGGCGCTGGAGGCGCACGCCACGGCCACCGACGCCGCCAACCTCTCGCACGCTACCGGCCTGTCCCGCTTCCCGGTCTACCGCGACAGCCTGGACGAGGTCGTCGGCACGGTCCACATCCGTGACGTACTCGCCCTGGAACCCGGCGAGCGGGCCACGACCCCCGTCACCGAGCTGGCCACGGCCCCGCTGCTGGTGCCCGACAGCCTGCCCGCCGACCGTCTTCTGGAGCGCATGCGCACGGCCCGCACGATGGCCGTCGTCATCGACGAGTACGGCGGCACGGCCGGTGTGGCCACGGTGGAGGACATCGTGGAGGAGGTCGTCGGCGAGGTCCGTGACGAGCACGACCCCGTCGAGATCCCCGACCTGCTGCCCGCCCCCGCCACGGCCGACGGCCGCCCGGCCTGGGACGCGGACGGCGGTGTACGGCTGGACGAGCTGGCCGCGATAGGACTGCGCGCGCCGGACGGCCCGTACGAGACGGTCGCGGGGCTGGTCGCCACCCGGCTGGCCCGCATCCCGGCCGAGGGCGACGTCCTCGACCTGGGCGGCTGGCGGCTGGACGTCCTCGCCGTGGAGCACCACCGGGCCGACCGCGTCCGTATCACCGGACCGGCCGCCGGGCCGGACGGCGATCACGACGACGGCCACGACGGAGACCACGACGGCGGTCACGACGGTGGTCACGACGGCGAACCGGTCGGTCAGAGCGCGCGGGAGTCACGATGA
- a CDS encoding DEAD/DEAH box helicase, whose amino-acid sequence MNRTRTNDRYSRTRGAGNPSAGRSGGGGRSGSPRRSDNGGHSGYSGGGYGRRQSAPQGEFALPKTITPALPAVEAFADLDMPAQLLDALAHEGVTVPFPIQGATLPNSLAGRDVLGRGRTGSGKTLAFGLAMLARTAGLRAEPRQPLALVLVPTRELAQQVTDALTPYARSLRLRLTTVVGGMSIGKQAGALRAGAEVVVATPGRLTDLINRGDCRLDQVAVTVLDEADQMTDMGFMPQVTALLDQVRPGGQRMLFSATLDRNVDLLVRRYLTDPVVHSVDPSAGAVTTMEHHVLHVHGADKQRTTTEIAAREGRVIMFLDTKHAVDRLTDHLLNSGVRAAALHGGKSQPQRTRTLSRFKSGHVTVLVATNVAARGIHVDNLDLVVNVDPPTDHKDYLHRGGRTARAGESGSVVTLVTPNQRRDMSRLMAAAGINPTTTQVRSGEAELSRITGAQAPSGIPVTITAPASERTRRSTSSAPGAASRGRRGRGGRSRSTGDAARRSAPRPPAVDAAA is encoded by the coding sequence GTGAACCGCACGCGCACGAACGACCGCTACTCCCGTACCCGCGGCGCCGGAAATCCGAGCGCCGGCCGCAGCGGTGGCGGTGGCCGCTCCGGCTCCCCGCGCCGTTCCGACAACGGCGGCCACAGCGGCTACAGCGGCGGCGGCTACGGCCGCCGGCAGAGCGCGCCCCAGGGCGAGTTCGCGCTGCCGAAGACGATCACCCCGGCCCTGCCCGCCGTCGAGGCGTTCGCCGATCTCGACATGCCGGCGCAGCTGCTGGACGCGCTCGCCCACGAGGGCGTGACCGTGCCCTTCCCGATCCAGGGCGCGACCCTGCCGAACTCCCTCGCCGGCCGTGACGTGCTCGGCCGCGGTCGCACCGGCTCGGGCAAGACCCTCGCCTTCGGCCTCGCGATGCTCGCCCGTACGGCGGGCCTGCGCGCCGAGCCGAGGCAGCCGCTGGCCCTGGTCCTCGTGCCCACCCGCGAGCTGGCCCAGCAGGTCACCGACGCGCTCACCCCGTACGCCCGCTCCCTGCGGCTGCGGCTGACCACCGTCGTCGGCGGCATGTCGATCGGCAAGCAGGCCGGTGCGCTGCGCGCCGGCGCCGAGGTCGTCGTCGCGACGCCCGGCCGGCTCACCGACCTCATCAACCGTGGCGACTGCCGCCTGGACCAGGTCGCCGTCACGGTCCTGGACGAGGCCGACCAGATGACCGACATGGGCTTCATGCCGCAGGTCACCGCGCTGCTCGACCAGGTACGGCCCGGCGGCCAGCGGATGCTGTTCTCGGCCACGCTCGACCGCAACGTCGACCTGCTGGTCCGCCGCTACCTGACCGACCCCGTGGTCCACTCCGTCGACCCGTCCGCGGGCGCCGTGACCACCATGGAGCACCACGTCCTGCACGTGCACGGCGCGGACAAGCAGCGCACGACCACCGAGATCGCGGCCCGCGAAGGCCGCGTGATCATGTTCCTGGACACCAAGCACGCGGTGGACCGGCTGACCGACCACCTGCTGAACAGCGGGGTGCGGGCCGCGGCCCTGCACGGCGGCAAGTCCCAGCCGCAGCGCACCCGGACCCTGTCCCGCTTCAAGTCCGGGCATGTGACGGTACTGGTGGCGACCAACGTCGCGGCGCGCGGCATCCACGTCGACAACCTCGACCTCGTCGTGAACGTCGACCCGCCCACCGACCACAAGGACTACCTGCACCGCGGCGGCCGTACGGCCCGCGCGGGCGAGTCCGGCAGCGTGGTCACACTGGTGACCCCCAACCAGCGCCGCGACATGAGCCGTCTGATGGCCGCCGCGGGCATCAACCCGACGACCACCCAGGTCCGTTCGGGCGAAGCCGAGCTGAGCCGCATCACCGGCGCCCAGGCCCCCTCGGGCATCCCGGTCACCATCACGGCGCCCGCCTCCGAGCGGACCCGGCGCAGCACCTCCTCCGCACCCGGCGCGGCGTCCCGCGGCCGGCGCGGGCGCGGCGGCCGGAGCCGTTCCACGGGCGACGCGGCACGCCGTTCGGCGCCGCGCCCGCCCGCCGTCGACGCGGCTGCCTGA
- a CDS encoding SCO2400 family protein — translation MTGQGTGGAAPSQLRKTLMDYCSSCRRHLNGALVCPGCGAYAPDIAPVTVSRHPVQPRVTLAAAGTTPDDVPDTSDAPDVPDVSVWEPSASALPALAASATAPSGHGTDGADAYGHDGAYDHEGFDGFEGATPAPQGRAARRRQRARWKKNQRRAVVATAVALVGGGLTFTAMDRLSADRAEAASAPEAAGPGANTKTGAGSMGEEVPEYTRPSAPRPDDTRRSSADASTRSPATGRSAERGTVAPSSVAPQGSRPDASAPGTASASDRRSDSASSPSSSASTSASSSSSSSQDPTDSASQQPSAPADTEGTSGSDGTGGSETATPPASPSPSATSPSQLCLLVLCIG, via the coding sequence ATGACCGGGCAGGGAACCGGCGGGGCGGCGCCCAGTCAACTCAGGAAGACGCTGATGGACTACTGCTCCTCGTGTCGTCGGCATCTCAACGGCGCCCTGGTGTGCCCCGGATGCGGCGCCTACGCCCCCGACATAGCCCCGGTCACCGTCAGCCGCCACCCCGTCCAGCCCCGGGTCACCCTGGCCGCCGCGGGCACGACGCCGGACGATGTCCCGGACACCTCGGATGCGCCGGACGTGCCGGACGTCTCGGTGTGGGAGCCCTCGGCCTCCGCCCTGCCCGCCCTCGCCGCGTCCGCCACCGCCCCGTCCGGTCACGGCACGGACGGCGCCGACGCGTACGGCCACGACGGCGCGTACGACCACGAGGGCTTCGACGGCTTCGAGGGGGCGACGCCCGCACCGCAGGGACGGGCCGCGCGCCGCCGCCAGCGCGCCCGCTGGAAGAAGAACCAGCGCCGGGCCGTCGTCGCGACCGCCGTCGCGCTCGTCGGAGGCGGTCTGACCTTCACCGCGATGGACCGGCTCTCGGCCGACCGCGCGGAGGCCGCGTCGGCTCCGGAGGCCGCGGGCCCGGGCGCGAACACGAAGACGGGCGCGGGCTCCATGGGGGAAGAGGTGCCGGAGTACACGCGTCCCTCGGCGCCACGGCCCGACGACACCCGGCGGTCCTCGGCGGACGCGTCCACGCGGTCGCCCGCGACCGGCCGGTCGGCCGAGCGGGGCACGGTCGCCCCGTCCTCCGTCGCCCCGCAGGGCTCCCGGCCGGACGCGTCCGCGCCGGGCACGGCATCGGCGTCCGACCGGCGGTCGGACAGCGCGTCCTCGCCCTCCTCTTCGGCTTCCACCTCGGCTTCGTCCTCGTCGTCGTCCTCCCAGGACCCGACCGACAGCGCGTCACAGCAGCCGTCCGCACCCGCCGACACCGAAGGGACGAGTGGCTCGGACGGCACGGGCGGCTCGGAAACGGCGACGCCACCGGCCAGCCCCTCGCCGTCGGCGACATCGCCGTCGCAGCTCTGCCTGCTCGTGCTCTGCATCGGCTGA
- a CDS encoding MerR family transcriptional regulator yields the protein MTAENPLGDRLDDDDYPAYTMGRAAEMLGTTPGFLRAIGEARLITPLRSEGGHRRYSRYQLRIAARARELVDRGTPVEAACRIVILEDQLEEAQRINAEYRRAAGHAAPDGPGTP from the coding sequence ATGACAGCAGAGAATCCGCTGGGCGATCGACTGGACGACGACGACTACCCCGCGTACACGATGGGCCGGGCCGCCGAGATGCTCGGCACCACTCCTGGTTTCCTGCGGGCCATCGGGGAGGCCAGGCTCATCACTCCACTGCGTTCCGAGGGCGGGCACCGGCGGTACTCCCGCTACCAGCTCCGGATCGCCGCCCGTGCGCGCGAGCTGGTCGACCGGGGCACCCCGGTCGAGGCCGCCTGCCGGATCGTGATCCTTGAGGACCAGTTGGAGGAAGCACAGCGGATCAACGCCGAGTACCGGCGCGCGGCGGGTCATGCGGCGCCGGACGGCCCCGGGACGCCCTGA
- a CDS encoding sporulation protein, producing the protein MVFKRLLGSLGVGGPTVETVLSPAPALPGGTLSGEIRLRGGGSDADIEHIALELVAGVEAEHEDEHEEGESESGVVFERFTVGGGFRLAEDEERTVPFTVTLPWETPVTELYGQELGIVLGLRTELSVAGVRDKGDLDRLTVTPRPAQEAILEAFGQLGFGFRSADLELGRIGGTGQQLPFYQELELTPSPAYAHAVNEIEVTFLAAPTGMEVVLEADKRGGLPSSGDDTLTRFTVSHEGVGHQDWNAVVDGWVRELVEHRESYDPDAAYGHDRHELHERSRPGIGAGVAAGAAGLALGVAGGLVAAEVVDEAGDFFEGDEGEQEEQEEG; encoded by the coding sequence ATGGTGTTCAAACGGCTGCTCGGATCACTCGGCGTGGGCGGCCCCACGGTGGAAACGGTCCTGAGCCCCGCCCCCGCCCTGCCCGGCGGGACCCTCTCCGGCGAGATCCGGCTCAGAGGCGGCGGCTCGGACGCCGACATCGAGCACATCGCGCTGGAACTGGTCGCGGGCGTCGAGGCCGAGCACGAGGACGAGCACGAGGAGGGGGAGAGCGAGAGCGGGGTCGTCTTCGAACGGTTCACCGTCGGCGGCGGGTTCCGGCTCGCCGAGGACGAGGAGCGGACCGTCCCGTTCACGGTCACACTCCCCTGGGAGACCCCGGTCACCGAGCTGTACGGGCAGGAGCTGGGCATCGTCCTCGGCCTGCGTACGGAACTCTCGGTGGCGGGCGTGCGGGACAAGGGCGACCTGGACCGGCTGACCGTGACGCCCCGGCCGGCCCAGGAGGCGATCCTGGAGGCCTTCGGACAGCTCGGCTTCGGCTTCAGGTCCGCCGACCTGGAACTGGGCCGGATCGGCGGCACGGGCCAGCAGCTCCCCTTCTACCAGGAGCTCGAACTCACCCCGTCGCCCGCGTACGCCCACGCGGTCAACGAGATCGAGGTGACCTTCCTCGCCGCCCCCACCGGCATGGAGGTGGTCCTGGAGGCCGACAAGCGCGGCGGCCTCCCCTCCTCGGGCGACGACACCCTCACCCGGTTCACCGTCTCCCACGAGGGCGTCGGCCACCAGGACTGGAACGCCGTGGTCGACGGCTGGGTCCGGGAACTGGTCGAACACCGGGAGTCGTACGACCCCGACGCGGCGTACGGCCACGACCGGCACGAGCTGCACGAGCGGTCGCGTCCCGGCATCGGGGCGGGGGTCGCCGCGGGCGCGGCGGGGCTCGCGCTCGGGGTCGCCGGCGGACTGGTGGCGGCGGAGGTCGTGGACGAGGCGGGCGACTTCTTCGAGGGGGACGAGGGGGAGCAGGAAGAGCAGGAAGAGGGCTGA